In one Culex quinquefasciatus strain JHB chromosome 2, VPISU_Cqui_1.0_pri_paternal, whole genome shotgun sequence genomic region, the following are encoded:
- the LOC119767058 gene encoding uncharacterized protein LOC119767058 isoform X1: MAAKNSQRMRQLEDPENPNDPGEQDQIDAEELINEVQLHDVIYNKQNKLHSRITSTEAAWVKLQKPSVQLLSKWAKLRRCYRDALAKENLPSGSGAARGRKKFPFMAQLEFLREYMMKKPNTV, encoded by the exons ATGGCGGCAAAAAATTCCCAAAGGATGCGGCAACTGGAAGATCCGGAGAATCCGAATGATCCGGGTGAGCAGGATCAGATCGATGCCGAGGAGCTAATCAACGAAGTGCAGCTGCATGATGTGATCTacaacaagcaaaacaaattaCACTCGCGCATCACTTCCACAGAAGCAGCGTGGGTGAAATTGCAGAAGCCGTCggttcaa CTCCTCAGCAAGTGGGCGAAACTCCGGAGATGTTACCGCGATGCACTTGCCAAAGAAAATCTTCCGAGCGGATCTGGAGCAGCAAGAGGAAGAAAAAAGTTTCCCTTTATGGCCCAGCTGGAATTCCTCCGGGAATACATGATGAAAAAGCC GAATACGGTTTAG
- the LOC119767058 gene encoding uncharacterized protein LOC119767058 isoform X2, producing MRQLEDPENPNDPGEQDQIDAEELINEVQLHDVIYNKQNKLHSRITSTEAAWVKLQKPSVQLLSKWAKLRRCYRDALAKENLPSGSGAARGRKKFPFMAQLEFLREYMMKKPNTV from the exons ATGCGGCAACTGGAAGATCCGGAGAATCCGAATGATCCGGGTGAGCAGGATCAGATCGATGCCGAGGAGCTAATCAACGAAGTGCAGCTGCATGATGTGATCTacaacaagcaaaacaaattaCACTCGCGCATCACTTCCACAGAAGCAGCGTGGGTGAAATTGCAGAAGCCGTCggttcaa CTCCTCAGCAAGTGGGCGAAACTCCGGAGATGTTACCGCGATGCACTTGCCAAAGAAAATCTTCCGAGCGGATCTGGAGCAGCAAGAGGAAGAAAAAAGTTTCCCTTTATGGCCCAGCTGGAATTCCTCCGGGAATACATGATGAAAAAGCC GAATACGGTTTAG